The genomic DNA GAGGTGGTCGACACCGAGCGGCTGATCCCGGTCACGTACATCAACTCGGCCGCCAGCCTCAAGGCGTTCGTCGGCCGCCACGGCGGCATCGTCTGCACCAGCTCCAACGCCAAGGCCGCCATCGAGTGGGCCTTCCACAAGTCCAACGATGGGAAGGGGGGCGACCGCGTGATGTTCTTCCCCGACCAGCACCTCGGCCGCAACACGGCCCTCGGCATGGACATCAAGAACGACCAGATGCCGGTCTGGGACCCCTACGAGACCGACCTCGGCGGCAACACCGAAGAGCAGCTGGAAAACTCGAAGGTGATCCTCTGGAAGGGCCACTGCAGCGTGCACCAGATGTTCAAGCCCGAGCACGTCGCGATGTTCCGCGAGCAGCACCCCGGCATCAAGATCCTGGTCCACCCCGAGTGCCCGCAGGACGTGTTCGAGCTGGCCGACGAGTACGGCAGCACGGGCAAGATCATCAACACCGTGAAGAATGCCCCCGCCGGGACCAAGTGGGCGATCGGCACCGAGCTGCACCTGGTGAACCGCCTGAAGCAGGAGCACCCGGAGCAGGAGGTCCACTTCCTCAGCCCGGTGGTCTGCATGTGCGCGACGATGTACCGCATCGACCTGGCGCACCTCTGCTGGACCCTCGAAAACCTCCGCGACGGCAGCCCCGTGAACACCGTGGAGGTCGACGAAGAAACCTCCAAGTGGAGCCTCGTGGCCCTCGAACGGATGCTCGAAGTGAAGTAGCGCGCCCAACTGACTCGCGAAGTGACGCGCTCATAGTAGCCGGCGAGCTACGCCTCGCCGGTGTGCGGTAGGGGAATACTAATCACCGCTAATGTCCCTGCGGTGTGAGCGGTTAGAACCACAAAGACACGAAGGTCACAAAGAAGCTGAATGGCACGGCCTAGTCTTCGCTTTGTGTCGTTGTGCCGTCGTGGTTTATTTCTTCCGAGGTCGCCTTGTCGCTCGCCGTCCGCCGCCGATACAGCGGCGCGATCGCCAGCCCGATGAACAGGGCCGTCGACAGCACCCGCCGCCAATGGATGATGTGGCCGATGACGGCATCCTCCAGATCGTAAACCCCTCCGTCAAAGTCTTCGGGGATCTCTTCGCCGCCTCCACGGGTCAACAGTGCCCGGGCGAGCTCTCGTGTCGGCACGAAGCCGATTGACCGCACGCGGCCGTCGGCGAAGCCGACGCAGCGGGGGTACAGCCCGTCGCCGCGGTAGCGGGTAGAGGCAAACAATCCAGGTTCCACCCACTCGTGGTGTACGTCGGAGGCGCGGGTGAGCAGGTCGATCGCCTCGTCCATGTTCAGGTCTCGCGGTTCGTACCAACGGACGCCGCGGCTCGCGACCTCAATGACGACAATCGTGTTGGACGTGCCGTCGGCAATGTCTTGGAACCGGACCGGTTTGCCGGGGCGGAAGACCGCCTCGTCGTCGACGACTGCCAGGTAGTGCGTCTCGTCCGGCAGGCTCTGCCGGGCAGGCCTCCGCGGGTTCTTGTAGAGAAAGAGTTGAAGGCCATCGACGAGGGTCGCGTTCGCAGGGCTGTCCCACGGCTCGTCGAGATGAATCGCCTTGTAGAGCGGCAACTCTTCGACGTAGGGCAGGATCAGGGTGCGCCAACTGTGTAGCGGGGCGCCCTCGACGTCAGTAGAGTAGGCCGGCGGGAAGGAGCCGTGCGTGTCGTAGTAGTTGTGCAGCGCGAGGACCAGTTGCTTCATCTGGCTGATGCTCTGGTTGCGTCGGGATGCAGGCAAAGACCCGACTGACGGCAGCAGCAGGGCGATCAATGTCGCGATCGCGCCGACGATGAACAGCCACTGCAGAAGCGTCGGCCAGCTCCAGCGCACAATGTGCAGCACGCAAACGAACGAGGCGAGCACAATCCCCAGGGCCGGCTCAAACGTCCCCATCCCGGTGGCGAACAACGCCGTGAGCCAGAGCAGCGTGGCGATGGTGAAGCGTGGCAACGGGTTCTCTCTGCAAAGGTAGCCGGCGAGCTACGCCTCGCCGGTGTGCGGTGAGGGAACACTAATGGCCGCTGATTGACGCTAATCAGAGGAGGTGTCGCTGACCGGTATTAGCGATGGTTAGTGTCGATTAGTGTTCCCCCGGAGAATTCTATCGCGGATCCCAAGCAGATTCATTGCCGTTCTCCGGCAAGGTGTGGCTCGCCGGCTATTCTGTGCCGTCGGCCGATTGCTTCTCGGTAGACTTCAATTCCGGCAAGAGAGAAACTGTGGCGAACAAGCAGAAGCCCAGCACACGGTCCCAACGGATGAGTCGTTCCCTGTGGTTCATGTCCCAACCTCGGCGATAGCGGACGCGTCTGTCGTCGTCTTGGTCTGCGGTTAGAATCGCTCGAGCATAGACGCCATTGGGTTCGGCACGTACGTCTGCGGTGTGACCATCAGCAAACCCGACTTCGCCGCCCCATGTTTCGAACGTTGTGCTCCACGAGTGCTCGCGCACGTGGAGGTGCCGGAATTCTGTGGGAGTGGTGAGCAAACGAACGGCTTCAGAAACGGTTAGGTAGTCGGGATCGAGCCAGCACCGATTGCGGTCAGCGGTCTCGACAACGAGTGCCGTTGCGGCGAGACCGTCGGTCAATTCGGAAAGCGGGCGGCCGTCGCCCTCGGGGAAGGCGGTGTGGGGACCGACTACCACAAAGTAGTTCGACGCCAACATTCCCGGAGCGCCGAGGTAGGTAGTGGGAAGGTGATCGAGCGCCTCGTTGCCGGGGCACCGGTAGACGTCTGGGATGCGTTCGGCGAGGGCGAGGTTGTGGGGGCTGTCCCATGGTTGGCTAAAGTCGTATGCGTCGTAGAGCTCTTGCTCACCCAGGTAGGGCAGCAACAGCACCCGCCAACTGTGCAGGGCGTCGCCGTCGGCGTTGCGCACGACTGGCGGGGGCAGGGCACCGTGGTCGTCCGCGTAGCTCAGCATCGCGTTAACTATCGTGCCGACGCGCTGTTCGCAGGTACGATGGTCGACTTGGAGATTGCGATCGAACACGCCGGTGAAGAAGGGTCCGACCCACAGGGGGGAGAGCATGGCTAGCACCTTCCAACCCAGATGAACCTTTTTGTTCTTCAAGTTGACGGCCTGAATCAACACCACGGCTGAGCAGATTGCGCCGAGAACTGGGCCAAAGGTCGTCATACCGGCGGCGACCAGCGCAAACAACCAGAGCAGGGCAGTAATCGAGAAGCGTGGCAAACGATAAACTCTCTTTCAGGTAGCCGGCGAGCTACGCCTCGCCGGGGGGCGGTGGGGAACGCTGATGGCCGCCAATGCCACCGCGGTGGGGGCGGCGTGCGGCTGGGACTAGTGCTCACTAGTGTTCCCTCCCTGTTGTATCGCCAAATCAGCCCCCAATCATTGCCGTGCTCCGGCGAGGCGTAGCTCGCCGGCTAACGGGCTTGTCTGCTTGTCAGATCGGCGACCGCTCGGCGGTAGCGGGGGAGGGGGGCGAGCGACAACGCGACGAACGCCAGCGGCATGAGCAGCCACGCCGACCACTGGGCGGGCCCGTCACTCAGGACGCGGAAGGTTTCGACGACCGCGGCGGTCGACATGAACACAAACCCCATCAGCAACACGTACAAGAGCGTGTCGCCCGACGGGTTGTACGACGCCTGCTGCCGGGTGGCGAACAAGAAGATCCAGAAGTAGATCGTGCAGCCGAACGCGGCGATCCCCCAGCCGCCAAACGCCCCGACCCCGACCG from Posidoniimonas polymericola includes the following:
- a CDS encoding DUF1559 family PulG-like putative transporter, with amino-acid sequence MPRFTIATLLWLTALFATGMGTFEPALGIVLASFVCVLHIVRWSWPTLLQWLFIVGAIATLIALLLPSVGSLPASRRNQSISQMKQLVLALHNYYDTHGSFPPAYSTDVEGAPLHSWRTLILPYVEELPLYKAIHLDEPWDSPANATLVDGLQLFLYKNPRRPARQSLPDETHYLAVVDDEAVFRPGKPVRFQDIADGTSNTIVVIEVASRGVRWYEPRDLNMDEAIDLLTRASDVHHEWVEPGLFASTRYRGDGLYPRCVGFADGRVRSIGFVPTRELARALLTRGGGEEIPEDFDGGVYDLEDAVIGHIIHWRRVLSTALFIGLAIAPLYRRRTASDKATSEEINHDGTTTQSED
- the nadA gene encoding quinolinate synthase NadA, with amino-acid sequence MPTAAEPAFPDVKPYKSLSNDELSARIEAVRAELGPRLLILGHHYQQDEVIAHADLSGDSYQLSQMAADSSDCRAIAFCGVHFMAETADILANRPEKLAERNGELVRVILPDMAAGCSMADMAAIGQIEDAWSQLGEVVDTERLIPVTYINSAASLKAFVGRHGGIVCTSSNAKAAIEWAFHKSNDGKGGDRVMFFPDQHLGRNTALGMDIKNDQMPVWDPYETDLGGNTEEQLENSKVILWKGHCSVHQMFKPEHVAMFREQHPGIKILVHPECPQDVFELADEYGSTGKIINTVKNAPAGTKWAIGTELHLVNRLKQEHPEQEVHFLSPVVCMCATMYRIDLAHLCWTLENLRDGSPVNTVEVDEETSKWSLVALERMLEVK
- a CDS encoding DUF1559 family PulG-like putative transporter, yielding MPRFSITALLWLFALVAAGMTTFGPVLGAICSAVVLIQAVNLKNKKVHLGWKVLAMLSPLWVGPFFTGVFDRNLQVDHRTCEQRVGTIVNAMLSYADDHGALPPPVVRNADGDALHSWRVLLLPYLGEQELYDAYDFSQPWDSPHNLALAERIPDVYRCPGNEALDHLPTTYLGAPGMLASNYFVVVGPHTAFPEGDGRPLSELTDGLAATALVVETADRNRCWLDPDYLTVSEAVRLLTTPTEFRHLHVREHSWSTTFETWGGEVGFADGHTADVRAEPNGVYARAILTADQDDDRRVRYRRGWDMNHRERLIRWDRVLGFCLFATVSLLPELKSTEKQSADGTE